From a single Candidatus Thorarchaeota archaeon genomic region:
- a CDS encoding SCP2 sterol-binding domain-containing protein: protein MPFYESAEQFKEVFTRFWEKAQEHKEIMAKMKKSPFIVRFDIVQPDVQLTIDFKNPGPDGELGTISFDSTVEPEIVVWSTSETTNKFWQGKLNVTVAMARGQVKMQGSIAKALGLLSKIKPLYKIYPEVLKELGLEHMVL from the coding sequence ATGCCATTTTACGAGAGTGCAGAACAGTTCAAAGAGGTATTCACGCGCTTTTGGGAGAAGGCCCAAGAGCATAAAGAGATTATGGCCAAGATGAAGAAGTCGCCATTCATTGTACGTTTTGATATTGTCCAGCCAGATGTCCAGCTCACAATTGATTTCAAGAACCCCGGGCCTGATGGAGAACTTGGGACAATCTCCTTTGACTCGACCGTGGAACCAGAGATTGTTGTGTGGAGCACTTCTGAGACCACAAACAAGTTCTGGCAGGGCAAGTTGAACGTGACCGTGGCAATGGCACGAGGCCAAGTCAAGATGCAGGGATCGATAGCAAAGGCGTTGGGGCTGCTATCGAAGATCAAGCCGCTCTACAAGATCTATCCCGAGGTTCTAAAGGAACTCGGACTCGAACACATGGTTCTTTGA
- a CDS encoding thiolase domain-containing protein (Catalyzes the synthesis of acetoacetyl coenzyme A from two molecules of acetyl coenzyme A. It can also act as a thiolase, catalyzing the reverse reaction and generating two-carbon units from the four-carbon product of fatty acid oxidation): MSRKVCIAGGATTPFGYPMHLTPEAMIANCIVETQQDIPDFHLRDLDLMIYSHFSVHFGKQLCPEWVVHDHLGLVGVPHFRVENGGNTGGSALYAAFLAVKSGLFDVVGVAGWETMDNVTQSQGSEFIALASDTRYEALAGGIYPIYYAAMAYKFMKEHNLTEEDFALAAIKNRNYAADNPKSQWYRGEYKKYNRDLTIDDVMQSRLISYPLKRYDCCLMSRGGSFALVTSEEWAKKHADGKYVLIDGAGLSSCTIRAGDRLSFPGWTERYGKGYPDMTEFAACRHSGEVAYDMAGIEYKKAVKEVDVAEIHDAFSSSETQIYKALHWCDKDNIREFVRERRTFMDGDVPVNPGGGLMGFGHPVGATGIMSAIEVYYQLTDMIPKKHRSSKTYVRDAQTGLVNSHAGTGTSISNFILRRP; this comes from the coding sequence ATGAGTCGTAAAGTCTGTATCGCAGGCGGTGCGACCACCCCGTTTGGCTATCCGATGCATTTGACGCCTGAGGCGATGATTGCAAATTGCATCGTCGAGACCCAGCAGGACATACCCGATTTTCACCTGCGGGATCTCGATCTCATGATCTACTCACATTTTTCGGTACACTTTGGTAAACAATTGTGCCCCGAGTGGGTTGTTCATGACCATCTGGGGCTGGTTGGCGTGCCTCACTTCCGAGTTGAGAATGGTGGTAACACAGGAGGCTCTGCCCTCTATGCAGCATTTCTGGCTGTCAAGTCTGGCCTATTTGATGTAGTAGGTGTTGCGGGCTGGGAGACTATGGATAATGTGACCCAATCGCAGGGATCGGAGTTTATCGCTCTGGCCTCTGACACGAGATATGAGGCACTGGCTGGTGGTATCTATCCAATCTACTATGCTGCAATGGCTTACAAGTTCATGAAAGAGCACAATCTCACAGAAGAAGACTTTGCTCTTGCCGCCATTAAGAACCGAAACTATGCCGCAGACAATCCCAAGTCTCAGTGGTATCGTGGTGAGTACAAGAAGTACAACCGTGATCTCACCATTGATGATGTCATGCAGAGCAGACTGATCAGTTATCCTCTGAAGCGGTATGACTGCTGTCTGATGAGCCGAGGTGGTTCCTTTGCACTGGTCACCAGTGAGGAGTGGGCTAAGAAACATGCTGATGGCAAATATGTCCTCATTGATGGTGCTGGTCTCTCCAGTTGTACTATCCGTGCAGGAGATCGGCTTAGCTTCCCCGGTTGGACCGAACGCTATGGGAAGGGCTATCCTGACATGACTGAGTTTGCAGCATGCAGGCATTCTGGTGAAGTTGCCTATGACATGGCTGGTATTGAGTACAAGAAGGCAGTCAAAGAGGTTGACGTTGCTGAGATACATGATGCATTTAGTTCGTCTGAGACCCAGATCTACAAGGCACTCCACTGGTGTGATAAGGACAACATTCGCGAGTTTGTCAGGGAGCGAAGAACCTTCATGGATGGTGATGTTCCCGTTAATCCGGGTGGCGGTCTCATGGGCTTTGGGCATCCTGTTGGTGCGACTGGTATCATGTCTGCAATTGAGGTCTACTATCAGCTTACTGACATGATCCCCAAGAAACACAGAAGTTCCAAGACCTACGTGCGTGATGCACAGACTGGTCTCGTGAACAGTCATGCTGGAACTGGAACGAGTATTTCAAACTTCATTCTAAGGAGGCCGTAA
- a CDS encoding Zn-ribbon domain-containing OB-fold protein, whose protein sequence is MVDDKRMHKIPDEVEYTDKHSDDFRGDVREHGFQFVGYDWAPEEEQFKIYLHYDQLYYWKLAELSKMGKGFLDGELWGTKCPKCGDKFFPPRVNCWNLDCNLEKTEWIKLKPEGHVHTFTIAGWSGKSSLKRLPFVLAYVVIDGCQTAVANELRGIDPWDAEFGMPVKVVWADPKDRRGTITDFWFEPADGWKPSPMNPEKERIKELCQPVYEWVKTLK, encoded by the coding sequence ATGGTGGACGATAAACGAATGCACAAGATTCCGGATGAGGTCGAGTATACCGACAAGCATTCTGACGACTTTCGTGGCGATGTCCGAGAGCACGGCTTCCAGTTTGTCGGATACGATTGGGCTCCCGAGGAGGAACAGTTCAAGATCTATCTTCACTACGACCAGTTGTACTATTGGAAGCTCGCTGAGCTCTCAAAGATGGGAAAGGGCTTTCTCGATGGAGAGCTGTGGGGAACTAAATGTCCTAAGTGTGGCGACAAGTTCTTCCCACCACGAGTCAACTGTTGGAACCTAGACTGCAATCTGGAGAAGACCGAATGGATTAAACTCAAACCTGAAGGTCATGTTCATACCTTCACGATCGCAGGATGGAGTGGCAAGTCCTCGCTCAAGCGATTGCCCTTTGTCTTGGCATATGTTGTCATTGACGGCTGTCAGACCGCTGTCGCTAATGAACTACGAGGAATTGATCCGTGGGATGCCGAGTTCGGAATGCCCGTCAAGGTCGTCTGGGCGGATCCAAAAGACCGGCGAGGTACCATTACTGACTTCTGGTTCGAACCCGCTGATGGTTGGAAACCGTCACCAATGAATCCCGAAAAGGAACGGATCAAAGAACTCTGTCAGCCAGTCTACGAATGGGTCAAGACCCTCAAGTAA
- a CDS encoding glutamine synthetase family protein, producing MLQFTRPRFLRLLFSTVHGTTRSVEVGYEKKQNVWAQGVWFDGSSVPALESVNTSDLLLRPLFERPIVQPWDPAAAFTLCEIVDTNRQTHPHDVRQVLKKGATAALERDMRLLVGSELEFYLLAGDNNGIRPIDNGGYLSSPPQDQGLPFRREAIEVLDYLGVATTSHHHEVGKSQHEIGIQHTDALEEADWVTMARLAISELAMSKGCVATFMPKPMSGAPGNGMHLHQSLWDTKTNTNLFATDSTGNLSELAQHYVAGILEHAPALTAIVASTINSFRRLRPGFEAPTLIAWGPRNRTAMIRVPQFGPAKSAARIEIRCPDPLASPYLATAAILAAGLDGIDKGLQPPEPVTEDLFTHGNEYEALPTNLLEALAALKQDNTVRDALGRSLADEIINLGRKAWNEFNREASGETTTISSWELETYLLAA from the coding sequence TTGCTTCAGTTCACAAGACCACGATTCCTTAGATTGCTCTTTTCTACAGTACATGGCACAACTCGTTCCGTTGAGGTCGGTTATGAAAAAAAACAGAACGTGTGGGCGCAGGGAGTATGGTTTGATGGCTCTTCAGTCCCAGCACTGGAGAGTGTGAATACGAGCGATCTGCTGCTCCGGCCTCTTTTTGAGCGGCCCATCGTTCAACCGTGGGATCCTGCTGCCGCATTTACTCTCTGCGAGATCGTGGATACCAATAGACAAACACATCCACATGATGTCAGGCAAGTTCTGAAAAAGGGAGCCACTGCCGCACTGGAACGCGACATGAGACTTCTTGTCGGGAGCGAATTGGAATTCTATCTCCTAGCCGGTGATAATAATGGGATCAGACCAATAGACAACGGAGGCTATCTATCGTCACCACCACAGGATCAAGGTCTCCCGTTCAGAAGAGAGGCGATCGAGGTCCTCGACTATCTTGGTGTTGCGACAACATCACATCATCATGAAGTCGGGAAGAGCCAACACGAGATCGGAATTCAACATACTGATGCACTGGAGGAAGCAGACTGGGTCACAATGGCACGATTGGCCATCAGTGAACTAGCAATGAGCAAGGGGTGCGTCGCAACGTTCATGCCTAAACCAATGAGTGGTGCCCCCGGCAACGGAATGCATCTACACCAGAGTCTTTGGGATACAAAGACGAACACAAACCTATTTGCAACGGATAGCACAGGCAATCTCTCCGAACTCGCTCAGCACTATGTCGCCGGCATCCTTGAACATGCCCCTGCATTGACTGCAATTGTCGCATCTACAATAAACTCATTTCGTCGTCTCAGGCCCGGATTCGAGGCTCCAACACTCATAGCATGGGGGCCACGAAACAGAACTGCAATGATCCGAGTTCCTCAGTTTGGCCCCGCCAAATCCGCTGCGAGAATCGAGATCCGATGTCCGGATCCATTGGCAAGTCCCTATCTTGCAACCGCAGCAATTCTTGCAGCAGGACTGGACGGCATAGATAAAGGACTACAACCTCCGGAACCAGTGACCGAAGACCTATTCACACATGGCAATGAATACGAAGCGCTCCCAACTAACTTGCTTGAGGCACTGGCCGCCCTGAAACAGGACAACACTGTCCGTGATGCCCTTGGAAGATCACTGGCCGATGAGATCATCAATCTTGGCCGAAAGGCATGGAACGAATTCAACAGGGAAGCAAGTGGTGAAACAACTACCATTAGCTCATGGGAGCTTGAGACCTATCTACTTGCCGCATAG
- a CDS encoding Lrp/AsnC family transcriptional regulator, which yields MHEKNSVALDPTDIRILEILQEDCKKRIADIAKEVGRGISSVHARIKALEANGVINAYRCVINPAAVKRSTLAFILIRVRYRAPGTDEVLSQRDLCKELAKHPYVQEVHVLSGEFDVLLKVRTGNVEEINSFIVDFLREIPAVERTHTMFTMDTYLETSEIRDLQNRSQEFH from the coding sequence ATGCACGAAAAAAATTCGGTAGCCTTAGATCCAACTGACATCAGGATCCTTGAGATCCTCCAAGAAGATTGCAAAAAACGCATTGCTGATATTGCGAAAGAAGTCGGGCGTGGGATATCAAGTGTGCATGCCCGGATAAAGGCCCTTGAGGCTAATGGCGTTATCAATGCCTACCGCTGTGTAATCAATCCTGCGGCAGTCAAGAGATCCACCTTGGCGTTCATTTTGATTCGTGTCAGATATCGTGCTCCGGGAACTGATGAGGTGCTCTCTCAGCGCGATCTCTGTAAGGAGCTTGCAAAGCATCCCTATGTCCAAGAGGTCCATGTCTTGAGCGGCGAGTTTGATGTCCTTCTAAAAGTTCGAACTGGCAACGTAGAGGAGATCAACTCATTCATTGTAGACTTTCTCCGTGAGATCCCCGCCGTTGAGCGAACTCACACAATGTTCACAATGGACACGTATCTTGAGACCTCAGAGATTCGTGATCTCCAAAATCGAAGTCAGGAATTTCATTGA
- a CDS encoding MBL fold metallo-hydrolase → MWNIKTVDTAETTIVVDNMIGGAKDEAGQITFPTDWVGERGNPRYLWAGHGLSVLVRATVDQVTKTVLYDTGPSDELIAHNFASLDLDTSTIDEIVMSHGHWDHFGGLRWILEQTGSRHIPVHVHPRMFHSRSVARRADVEKRRLLPDILSEQEIQNLGGELIFSRDPELLQEDMFLVSGEVPRNTPYELGYSGHEILIDGKWEDDQQIIDDRCLILNVRDRGLVIISGCSHAGIVNMTRHAIRLTGEKRIAAVVGGLHLSGASSDKIEATIQDLSRLDPEILLVGHCTGWRALKAFADAVPKRLFPSAVGTRLSIRSDKST, encoded by the coding sequence GTGTGGAACATCAAGACAGTGGACACCGCGGAGACCACAATTGTTGTTGACAACATGATAGGCGGAGCAAAGGACGAAGCAGGGCAGATCACCTTTCCAACAGACTGGGTGGGTGAGAGAGGCAATCCCCGGTACCTGTGGGCAGGCCACGGTCTATCAGTCTTAGTCCGTGCCACAGTGGATCAGGTGACAAAGACCGTTCTCTACGATACCGGACCGTCAGATGAGCTCATCGCCCATAATTTTGCATCACTCGATTTGGATACCAGCACGATAGATGAGATTGTCATGTCCCACGGCCATTGGGATCATTTTGGTGGCCTCCGCTGGATTCTCGAGCAGACAGGATCACGGCACATCCCTGTCCATGTACATCCACGAATGTTTCATTCTCGATCAGTAGCTAGAAGAGCCGATGTAGAAAAGCGAAGATTGCTTCCTGATATTTTGTCCGAACAGGAGATTCAGAATCTCGGAGGCGAATTGATCTTTAGTCGAGACCCCGAACTTCTACAAGAGGACATGTTCTTGGTGAGTGGAGAAGTCCCACGAAATACGCCGTATGAACTGGGATACTCTGGCCACGAGATACTTATCGATGGCAAGTGGGAGGACGACCAGCAAATCATAGATGACAGATGCCTAATTCTTAACGTGCGTGATCGAGGCCTAGTGATCATCTCAGGGTGTAGTCACGCGGGTATCGTGAATATGACCCGACATGCAATCCGATTGACCGGCGAGAAGAGAATAGCAGCCGTCGTCGGTGGACTTCACCTCTCAGGGGCCAGCAGCGACAAGATAGAAGCAACAATACAGGATCTATCCAGATTGGACCCAGAGATCCTTTTGGTGGGCCACTGTACAGGATGGCGAGCACTCAAGGCTTTTGCTGATGCCGTACCAAAGAGATTATTTCCATCAGCAGTTGGGACAAGACTGAGCATCCGTTCAGACAAGAGTACCTGA
- a CDS encoding DUF1858 domain-containing protein, whose translation MNEQTITKDMSITEVVMKWPDTVSTFMEYGLHCVGCIAARFENIEQGAAVHGIPVDDLITALNRTVEAE comes from the coding sequence ATGAACGAACAGACGATCACCAAGGATATGAGCATCACTGAAGTCGTAATGAAATGGCCTGACACTGTCAGTACATTCATGGAGTATGGCCTTCATTGTGTTGGATGTATTGCAGCACGATTTGAGAATATCGAGCAAGGCGCTGCGGTACACGGGATTCCCGTTGACGATCTCATTACCGCGCTAAACAGAACAGTAGAAGCAGAATAA